Genomic segment of Benincasa hispida cultivar B227 chromosome 1, ASM972705v1, whole genome shotgun sequence:
GAAAACCTTCTCAGTGAGTGTAGAAGAGGAAGCTACAACAATAAATTTGGATCTCCTTGAGAAACCAAGATCTCGAATGATTGATTTTGTTTCAGAGACCACCTGTTTTAGAGGCAACAAATAAACATTTACTGTCTGTCCATAGAAAGTGTATCCCCCTATTAAACCCAACGGAAAGCCTCGAATACTATCAACATATCCGCCTTTTAATTCTTGACCATTGTGAAAACGATAAAGGATCCTCGTTGGAAGAGGTAGCTTCACTTTCAAAGTATTTTCCAATTCTTGAATGTCAGCTTCTGATGCACCATCCCGAAGTGTCACCAGAGCCTCAGGAAAATTAGTACTCAACCAATTTTTGAGTCTATCCCAACATCCCTTAACTCGCTTGACCAGAGGCCAAGGATACATCCCAAAAGCTCTGCGCCATACTTTATACGTTTCCTGGAGAGATAGAGAGAGATCAATAATGGGAAAATAGTATTTGATATTATCGTTATGTACAATGACACTACATGAGTACCTACCATGTCACTTGGCTGTATATGCATTGATATAGTCTAAGatatcaaatatttaacaaTTGGATTAAGCATACAGAAACGAGTCCATGCTTTCAAAGATCAAGAAATACAGGTAGTTCAACATGGATATGAAGAGGGCAATTAATGTTCTAAAAAAACGGTAAGAATAAGGATTTACGTTATATAAGAAGGTTGTCTTCAcctataatttaaatcatttgcTCCTTATTTTCACGACTATTACAGATTATCCAGACGAAATCAAACAATCTAGCATTGCAATTGTGAGGATTGCAAAGTTAAATACAGGACAGGGGTCTAACCTTGAATGAAGGAATTAGGTTTCCCAAATGATCAATTGGGTCGGTGAGGTTGAGGTCCTGGTTGCAGAATTTCTCCCATAGAGAATCTTCGGACGCTGAAGACCTGAATTGGCGGCTAACACAAGCAGCTACGGCAGAATCTTTAGGGCTTAATTTCGCAAAAATCAGGTGAAGGGCAAGATCATCCACACCCTCCAATTCCATTGCTATTTCCGATGACTGAGTTAAGCGGCGCCTCTTCTTCTGGGAGTAGATGAAGAATCCGAGCGTCGTCTCCCTTAGCTCTGGCTACTGTCTTGAAGCCATTTTGCtttgttcttttttccttcGAAAGACAAATTTGTTCGACATCTTCCATAAAATGATTCGAACCCAACTGAGTCGCTAAATTTTACCCAAAAAAGCTGTTGGGTAAAGAAATTGATCAACTTAAAAACtagttgttttcattttttaacccccttttattattcttttaatttcattggAATCCCATATGGTTAAAATAACTCTTTTGTCCAAATTCATTAATTGGTAATTTGATATCCTTCTATCTTTCGCTCTTGTTTAGAATTTGGAGATGAATCTTTTCCTATTACGAGTGAGTAGGAATACAAGAAAAACCGTTCAAACCGATCAAAAGCATCGTCAATTCGGGTTGAAATTAGTTCGAATTGATAGTTTCGATTTGTATACAgagaaaaacatatattttcgAGTTTTGCATGAACAAATCGAATGTAATCAACcctaattaatatatatgttaatCTTTGTAACCTACTTACGTAGTTCAAATGATTGTGATTAATCTCAATGATAAGTTGGAGTGTGTGTTTAGGTCTTTAAGCTTACATGTAGTGTGGAGTGCTTTCAACCTAATTCTACATGTTCACAGCTCTCGATCCTACTTCCCAACATAGTCCATAATGCTAAAATAACCAACAAGTTAGACTCAATACACAAGCGTTCAATCTTAGGGTTACGCAAACGACAAGTCAAATTGAACTTCGTCAATTAGTTGGTTCGAAGTGGTTCGGTTTGTTTACTATATTGATTCATCTCAATTTTTCATACTTAAATATAATATAGACAGCTAGCCTAGAATTGAGCaacaaagacaaaaaaaaaaaaaaaaaaaaaaaaaaaaaaaaaaaaaaaaaaaaaaaaaaaaaaaaaaaaaaaaaattgagtcaaTTGATTGAATCATGCATGACATACTTGCAATAGAGAGGGAGAtaatgagagaaaaaaagaaagatagagATGTGCCAACGTAGGTTGTAGAGTAGAGAGATGCGGAAAGGAATAAAGGATAAAAGAATAGTGAACATGTTTGTAGTAGTGCAATCCGTGTGTTGTGTTTATTGATGGTCATTTATACTATTATACTCTcatatatatatcacatataacgtATATAAATAATCATCCTATACTGATGTGAGTATATataccttattctctttttagataaagaagaataataaaatcaatctcTGCTCAAAAGAAAAGTAGTTGATGTATATATCCCTCAATCGAATTAACAAAGAAGCTTAACATTAGAGATTCACATGCTCGCAAAAGTAGAAAAGTACGTTATTAGTTGATCAATTTATTTTCCTCATTTATCAAGTAAAAAATTCTTCATAACTCATTTATtcttcataaatattttatagcttttttaagaaaaaatacacagaaaatttatttattcacacaaaaaccaaaaagaatCCTAAAGGCAAGAGGAAGAGAGAACCTGTAAGAAAGGCTTACAGTTATTAACAATCATGAAAAGACTGATTACAAAAGAATTGGATTTGTGTGATTTGTGCACCACCAAAAGCTATCAAACCGCATAACTAATAAGAATTATCAATTGAACTGCACTTCCTAGAGAAATGTAACCAAACCAAACGCACTAgacaaaattgaacaaaaactTTTAGGTTCGGATTGGCAATCATTTCAGTCTCAGttggaaatcatttttttttttttaaaattaagcatatttcatcAAATTTCTTACCATAATATGCagttttcttaagtacaatgcctgaatttttaaccaaaataaaaatacaaaaataactttttcaaaactactatttttatttatcaaaattttactttattttttaaaccattaataaaaaatagataacacaGATAAAGAAAATTGGAGATGATAGTAGTgtctatatgcttaattttcaaaaacaaaaacaaaaaacaaaatgattaccaaataggatcttcattttttgtttttggttttgaaaattaaacctctttcattcatatttcttacaatgatttatatCTTTCTTAGGTACAATTGTTGGATTCTTAGCCgcattccaaaaataaaaacaagttcttaaaatttacattttttatttttcaaattttagcttgattttttaaactattggtaaaaagtagataaccaattgaaaaatttagaggtaaaaGTAGAATTTTAGAGGTGGAAATAGtgtttacatatttaatttttaaaaataaaaaactaaaagctAAATAGTTAGCAAACAGGACCTTAGTGATTGGTTTAAGATTTTATCGATACTTGAGAATAAAGGATACTCAAGAATAATATGcctgagaataaaatgttttgGGAATCAAAGATGATTTTATTTGCATATTTGACTGTGCATGAAAAGTTAATatcaattagtttaattaattaattatatttaaaataaaaagtaaatgaACGAGGAGAGAAAATAGAAAACTCACTCTTTTATAAGGACATAGAATAATCTTTATCCATGGAAAAGTGGACGACCAACCCATAAACCTTAATTAATATTGTATTTCATGTCTAACTCAAAAATTTTGTATCAAACAAGGTTTCAGAAACTCTAACCAATTCTCATATACCAAGATATAAGGTCAAACGGACAAAAACaagttcaattttaatcttgaAAGATTTATAGACCAAATCATATTGATTCAATATATACCAACAACAAGCAACTAAGGTGAATCACAAGTAGAAGGCTTAAGAAATTGCAATacattgggggggggggggtttgCATTATCTTTTTCAAGCCTATATGGTGTTTCAAGGAAAACAAACATGCAGCCCCATATTTGAAGAACTGCACTAGCTGCTGGCTACCAATAGTACAAGTAATGTTGATAGAAAAGGAGGCAAAAACCAGACTCAACCCAAATTTTCATCTGCATCTTGATGTTGCTCGTCTACACTAGGTATCGAATTTCAACATTTTATTTGGCCTCTGATCTTTGACATAAGGTTAAAAAGCAGGTTGAGTTTGTAATATGATAGATTACCTCCATTTCTTTGCTTCTACTAGGCCGAAAGGCTCTACATATTCTGGTAGACACCCTAGCAAGCTAATGAATCGATCAAAACGAGCTACATCCGAAAAATCTTCCGATCCTAATATGTTTTGGGATTCTGCTCTATCGCTTTGTCACTGCAGCTTGATGTGATACTCTGTCACAACAGAGAAATGACATCAATGGTGTTGGTAAATGACTTGCAAGTAGTCTCCTTAATTCCATGATGCCGATGAAAAAGAACTTTGCGAATTCGTCTATCTCGGTTTCATATTGCTCATACACAAAGAATGCAGTGAATGCAAACACCAGTCCTGCAATATTTAAGCCGTCAATTACTATAATAAGTCGGAAGGAACAAGTACttcagaaaagaaagaaaagaaaaaaaaagttccgAAGGAATAAACATCTgttgttaaaaataaatctaGTTGTTGCTTACCCATGCCTAACAGCATAGTCAAGGCTTGTGAGACTAACAGcttgagaagataaagaaatGCCACAGCCTGTAACCAGTGGAACGTTTAATTGTGTGAAATTATTATAGAATGATAAACGGTAAGTACATGTACAACATTTATAACCAACCATGTACTAGTTTATCAAACCAAAGATGACTTTGAAATgtgcaaatttttttattgtgcTTAGTCAAGAAGTCAAAAGTGAATTTGATAATTCTGACTAGTAACACCTTTTAATACTTTCATCTCAAACTCATTGTTACacaaaaatagggttttttGCAATGATTTCAAGCATCGACAACTACCATGAAGTGCCATGCAAAGTCTAAACCATCCTATTTTCCCATTAAATTAACTTTAGTCCTTGAACATTTAAGATTGTCCAGATTTGTATCTATTAGGCCCCTAAACTTTTAAGATTACCAATATTTGTATCTATAGGTCACCAAACTTTTAAGATTGTCAAGATTTGTATCTATTAGGCCTCTAAACTTTAAGAACTACCTAACAAGTTCataagctttcaattttgtgtttactAGAGCCTTGAATTAAAAGTGTCTAATTGGTTccaaactattaattttaatgtCCATaacttttaaagatttttttaaaaaatccacgGACCTATTAAacaaaagatagaaaataaaatttaattaaatatctaacAAGTTCGTGAAGCTTTAAAATGTTTTCTTTaggtctcatttggtaaccattttatgttttgtttttttttaaaaaattaagcctattgaCACTACTTCCACCAAAATTTCtccatttgttatctacttttcacaaatggtttaaaaaaccaagccaaattttgagaactaaaaaagtaactttaaaaaagttgtttttgtttttcgaatttagctaagaattcaatcattgtacttaaaaaagatgcaaatcattgtaaaaaatgtggatgaaatatgcataattttcaaaaacaaaaacaaaaaaccaaatagttaccaatCGGGGTCTTAATAAACAATTGCTTtcattgaggaaaaaaaaatgaaagaatacaagggcaTTAGACACAATCCATGAAGAAGAAATTAGACACAATGAACGGATACAATGCAAGAATAAAAGTGAAgcttaaaaaatgttaaatacaTCAATGACCTATTAGacgtaaaattgaaattttggagaTCCATAGATATTTTTATAAGAGACCAatcaaatacttttaaaattcaataagttcTTAGACAAACCATggaaatttaaagactaaacttataatttaacctaattttcATGATCTCATTACCTGAACCCtatacttttcatttttttcacacATTATGTGCTTCACAACCAAAAGGAggtttgttttctctttttcaccGTGTTTCAAGCCTAAGCCCAAAAGACTATTTGATATAGGGATGTCTCGATGTTCTTGGCTTTTCTTGGCTTTACTTGAACATTTTTCTCTGTTTCTTCAAGTTCTTGTACGTTAGCATTATTCGGGTGGCAATAGTCCTTTACCACAACCGATTTCTTTCTGTATTTTAGAATTTAGGCTTTAGTTACTGTTGGTTAAAGTCCTAAGTTGGAGTTAATTACCAGCCTTGCCATATTTATACATATGGTGGCTCTTTGTAGTTTTGGgatcttttgtcaatttgagtAAATTCCCTACACTTGTGTGCATCACATTATTGGGTCTCTCGATTTGTTCTTTAAGCAAATACTGGGACAAGTTCAGTGAGATCAAATTTTTCATCACTGCATCGTGGCAACACTTCCTGAAATACAAAAAGGGTCCACACAGAATAGCAGGATACACACAAAGAATGAGTGTCGCAGTCATACCTTAAAAAAATAGTTCCAATCCTCTCCTCGGGCCAATGATCTTGCATTATGTATACCTCTATTCCACAAGCATGCTAGGGTCATGATTGAATCTCTGACTACTGAATCAGATTGTCGAAACGTTGTCACAGATAATTTTTGAACAGGAAACCCATATCTGATGGAAAAACCTCATTATCAGCAGTTCAACAAACTACAACTGAAACAATGATGATTAACAAAAACTACAGATAAAAAAGAGCCTGTCGAGGGGAAACAAGGGAGGATTCATCATGTCGTGGACTTGCACGAGAAGGAAAATAATCATATAAAGCAAATAACAGCAGGACAATAATTCAAGGATCCTAGAACTTTGAATGTGAAATATATCACTTCCACTTCCACGATAAAGAAAGTAATTATAGTCATAAAAAAACGTGAATCATCGTTGCATTTAGAACTGCAGCTGTAGGCATCTAATGCCAAGGTAGGACTTCATGAGCTACTTACATGTTTGGTGGTATGAACCCATATCCATAAAGGACGACAATGATAGACAACAGAAGTTGAGCTGCTGATGATATAAAAGTTCCTCCACGtataaaaaaccaataaaacaATAGAGACGAAGCAAGAAAACATGTGaatgatttcttctcttctcgcCATAACAATATATCAGCAACTGCAGAAAGAAGTCCAATGTCATTCTCCTAGTACAAATTTAGCTAATGTTACCAAGGTAAACCAAATGATGCAGCAATAAGGAAGAACAATTGCAAATTTCAAATTGTAAACAGATGAATTTCAAAACATTCATCAGTAAACGAGATCTCCTCCATAGGCTATTTTTAAGCTACATCCCCATTTCCCTCTCATGTGGCGACAATGGGGgtgaaaaaaaggaaagagaggGATGGGGTTTCTCTCGTTTTTGGCATAGTGGGCCCCCAACGGGAAGCCTGTACGACGGGCTATTAGCTCAGTGGTAGGGCGCGCCCCTGATAATTGCGTCTTGTGCCTAGGCTGTGAGAGGGCTCTCAGCCACATGGATAGTTCAATGCTTTTCACTAATAAAATGACAAAGTACCAGTACATACAAACTACTAGAGACTAACCCATTATTCATAAAGGATTCAATGACAAACTATGCATTATAAACATCAAAAGAATTCAACCAGAACGTTAAGACTAACTTATCAGAAATACAACTAGTTCTTTTCTTAATTCCCATCAATTTCTATATCATGGATTCAATCTGTCGGTTCTAAAGGGGAGAAATCCGCATTATATGGAGTCAATATTGATGAGGAAGGCTGAATTGCAAAGCAGGTAAATTGCCTTTCATCTATCTTGGCTTACCTCTTGGTGGTTATCCGAAACAACGCTCTTTTTGGCAGCCAATCATAGATAAGGTCCTTTTGAAACTTGATAAATGGAAATGGTATAACTTGTCTAGAGGGGGGCGTTGAACTTTATGTAATTTGGTTCTGACCAACCtaccaacttattatatgtcCTTATTTCATATGCCTAGTCGGAGAGACTTTTATGTAACTTCTTTTGAGAAGGTCAGAAAGGTAGCAAGCTGAATCATTTGGTTAAATGAGAGTTAGCTTCTAAATCTCTAAAAGATGGTGGTCTaggaattgaaaatttgaaaaacagaAATACTGCTTTATTGTTTAAATGGAATTGGAAATTCCTTAAGGAGCAGGACTCTTTATGGTgcaaaattgttaaaagcatTCATGGAGTTGATCCTCATCTTTGGCACACTTCGGGTAGGCTTGGTTTAAGTTTGAGAAGTCCATGGACCAGCTTCTGTCAATTTGGCCCGATTGCAAAGTTTAAGCTTGGTAATGGGAGGAATATATTCTTCTGGACAGATTCATGGTGTACTGATAATCCTTTCAAGGTTTGCTTTCCTAGGCTTTTTCGCATTGCTTCTCCATAAGGCAGTGTCAATGATCATTGGGATTTGGTTATTGGTTCTTGGAATCTTTTATTCCATAGGCAGCTAAAAGAAGAGGAGATCATTGAATTTCAGCAGCTCCCGTGTAAAATTGAGGGCAACAGAATTTCTTCTTTACCAGATTCAAGATTATGGTCTTTGGATGCTTCAGGAAGGTACTCAATGAAATCCTTGTCCAAATATCTGATTGCTTCTTCTCCTCTTGAAAAGGTTATGTACAAAGCCCTTTGGAAATCAAAAGGCCCCAAAAGAATCAATATTTTGACTTGGATTATGTTTTATGGCTCCCTTAATTGCTCATTTACTGTGCAACATAAGTTGTGAAGTAAACATCTTTCAcccttaatttttctttttttaaacgGAAACATATTGTTTCAGAGCCGACAATTTATTGTAATATCTCTGAATTAGATTAATTTCCTCCAACCTATAAAGTGACAtaatatcaatgaaaagttatgtttccgtttaaaaaaaaattgtcggCTCTAAAACAATATAGATATTACAATATTCGTAGTATACTTTTTAAATGTATTGGATTTAATCAATGGGCATCATTTTTTCTGTAACAGTTCAAATATCCATATATAAGGCACATGTATccaaaaacccaacaaattccaAGTATATCACATAAACCCCCAACTAAATTATGGGTCGTTTAACAAtatttgttgaattttaataataaatacgAAGTAAAAGGATTGTTTTATGTGTAAACATTTCCTTTCGGCTCTGGTGTTTCTATTGGCTCTTTTTTACTTCTTTCATCTATCTGAATGAAAATGATGGTTTCTCAtctcaaaaagaaaatacaaggGCTGTGATATGAACCAAAAAACCAAGTTTTACAAAGTACTCAAAATCCATCTCAGTTTCAAGCTACAATTTAGAGTCTAAGAGCCATGCAATGTCAGCCATGCATGGCCATACCATTGCAGGACAGTTATTAACGTGCTCCGTGGGAAATAGCTGGTGTTTCCTGCCATATTCCATATTTCTTCAAAAGAGCCAATTTATCCATGTATCTGCTGcatataattatattgtatttcaaGCATGCTCTCATTCAGCCCCAGTCGAGCTGTTGGGGTTTTTGAATGAGGTCATGTTCATgcgtgtttttttttcttctttttttggtCAAATGAAAACAACCATTCAAGTTAAACAtagaataacaaaaaaaatcaatcatctAGAGAACACAAGGTCCGTTGGTTGAAATCAGAAAATCCAACTAAATAATGATTGAAGTAGTCTCTCCCACGGCTTTTGTGCCTTTTTGTACTTTCATCCCATCAATGAAATTATTCATATgtttctcattaaaaaaaaaaaaaaaaaaacgattgaAGTAGACTACGCAATATTAGTATAGAAATGAtgccaaataaattaaataagagaaagTTTGAACCTCTTCCACCACCCAGTAGCTTATCAGCTTTTGATTCGTCAGTAAATTCAGTGAAACTTGCAAGAGACAATTCTTTGCGCAAATGTGAAAATGATTTAATGGTTAGTGTGATGCCTTCCTGTACATTTGACcagtaaagaaaaagaaatgagaacAAATGAAAACTCATAAGCTATTACTGCTTAAAACAAAGGTGCGACTATCCAAAAGAAACAGAAGTTGCCAAAGATATATAGGCTGCATGCTTGACGTTCGCTTCTCTAACATATCCAAATACATCAACTAGTGTCTAGCTCCACAATGCCTTATTTGCAAAGATACAAGGCATGAGATCCCTAAGATCTAAAGTGGCTTTCGGATGTCAGAAAAGTTGAAGAGGAAAATAAAAGCAGAATTCCATGAAAAGTTGAGATTGGAGGCGTTGTACCACTAAATCAAATTCTCCAAAAGGCCTTGGAGAACAACCATCAAGCTAAAATCCATCATGGCAAGAAGATCAGGTTCATCATTCACAGTGCCAAAAAGCACTCTCTTTTAGGAAGATTTATCGAAAGGTGACAAACCTCTTTACACTCTTTCCCCTAAACTCTATTCTCTCTCAACCATTAAAAAGGCTTAGGGACAAaagttttaagaaagaaaataaaggatGGTTTGGGATCTTGTATCAGCGCATTTAATGGGACTCATGGAGAGATAGGAACAAGCATACTTTCAAGAACGAATGCTCAGACTTTTCTTCTATTCTGAGGAAACTGGTTCTTTTACTCTCTTAGCTCCCTTCTTTTGAGTAATTGAACCCATTCCTCTTAATATTACACGAGTTTTAATTTGCAATGGGTTTGGATAGAGCCATTGCTCCTCCTTTgtaatttcattcatcaataatttgaaattttcatccAAAAAAAGCATACATACAATTCCTACCAAAGTCATATATTTTGAAATCAGCACAACATAGTAATTGTTCACAACCTGCAACGAAGTAGTACAGTGTGTGCCAGGACTATACATGTGAGacagagagagggagagagataAACCAGTAGACAATGACAAAGAAAAAACCGaacttcttttaaaattttaaatcaacaacAGAATACACCATTTTTGGTTTTGCTATTGGCAGACTTAAGTATCTATAAATTAATCAAAGACCTCAAATGGGTAGGATAGTAAACAAAGACAAGTGAGAAAAACAGAAGACAATATTCCGATTATACAttgtaaataaaaaagaaatgaataaaaaagaaaCTGGTATAAATTTTCATTGCAACTTACTTCCAACGAGACTATAGGAGAGTACCCAATTTGTTTATGTGCAGCAACACAATTAAAGGTTCTAGTGCACGAGGCTAGCTGAATGTAATGAGCCCAAGTGgaatgattatatttattgaaTCCGAACTTTTCATCAATCCATTTCATAAACAAGAGGACATTCCAAACCATCTTAAATGGAAGTTTTACTGATGGCCTGTCAGAACAAGTAGCAAGACAGCATTATCA
This window contains:
- the LOC120086164 gene encoding F-box protein SKIP16 isoform X2; this encodes MELEGVDDLALHLIFAKLSPKDSAVAACVSRQFRSSASEDSLWEKFCNQDLNLTDPIDHLGNLIPSFKETYKVWRRAFGMYPWPLVKRVKGCWDRLKNWLSTNFPEALVTLRDGASEADIQELENTLKVKLPLPTRILYRFHNGQELKGGYVDSIRGFPLGLIGGYTFYGQTVNVYLLPLKQVVSETKSIIRDLGFSRRSKFIVVASSSTLTEKVFFLNCASGQLFVGTANLREDGEMIPCVPGALINSVHECNAEQQQDAMLLWLEEHVRRLENGIIKLRETKNIRSISLFPEESPLCSAAITNGVRVRASAVFIPELTDLLDSGGNYQFAYSIRMSLQDEGCIINGITFNSCQLHLRHWIVLANDYLVSRVDGEAVIGEHLEWPYNGRAMQVIERKEPHNPPSSKWNLSICPSFSTNMK
- the LOC120085819 gene encoding 3beta-hydroxysteroid-dehydrogenase/decarboxylase; the protein is MEVDDRFVELNTKTCVVLGGRGFLGRSLVLRLLKLGKWNVRIADSAISLELDPSEHDSLLSDALIAGRASYFHVDVRNKDQIVAALSGSSVVFYMDYEDSHSNDIYLSYMFIVQGAKNVINACRDCKVRRLIFNSSADVIFDGSRDIHNGEESLTYPWKFEDMLSDLKAQAEALILFANDIDGLLTCALRPSNVFGPEDTRLVPFIVHQAKSGLAKFIIGKGENMSDFTFVENVTHAHICAEEALDFRMVSVAGKAFFITNFKPMKFWDFISLILEGLGYRRPSVKLPFKMVWNVLLFMKWIDEKFGFNKYNHSTWAHYIQLASCTRTFNCVAAHKQIGYSPIVSLEEGITLTIKSFSHLRKELSLASFTEFTDESKADKLLGGGRVADILLWREEKKSFTCFLASSLLFYWFFIRGGTFISSAAQLLLSIIVVLYGYGFIPPNIYGFPVQKLSVTTFRQSDSVVRDSIMTLACLWNRGIHNARSLARGEDWNYFFKAVAFLYLLKLLVSQALTMLLGMGLVFAFTAFFVYEQYETEIDEFAKFFFIGIMELRRLLASHLPTPLMSFLCCDRVSHQAAVTKR